A segment of the Cenarchaeum symbiosum A genome:
TAGAAGCGGCTGGCCGGTCCTGCCCACTGTCCTGTCGGTAGCCCCCTTGGATAGCAGGATGAGCCCCGCGCATATCCCGAATGCGGGCATTCCCCCGCGGACCTTGGTCCGGATGACATCGAGCAGCTCCCCGCCGGCAAGGCCGCCTATTACGGTGCTCTCCCCGCCGGGGATTATCAGGCCGTCGAGCTCTTTTATCGCAGAGGCATCGTTTACCTGTTCCACTGAGCCGCCCACGCCGGCGCGGCTTATCGCAGTATGGATCATCCCTATATTTTCGCGGACATCCCCCTGGAGGGAGAGCACCCCTATTGATGGGCCGCTCATGCAGAACCGCCCCTTTCTTGCATGCGCAGCTCCATCTTGTCGGGCCCGAGCCCCAGCATGGACTGCCTTTCGTCGATCATAGACTGCGCTTCTGCCACCTTTGCGGGATCTTCCCAGTGGGCAGTCGCCAAGACTATCGCCCGGGCCCTCTCGCTTGCGTCATCTGCCTTGAATACTCCAGAGCCCACAAAGACGCCCGAGCATCCAAGGGACATGAGATATGCCGCATCAGCAGGGGTCGATATGCCGCCTGCTGCAAAGTTGACCACCGGGAGATCCCCCAGTCTAGCGGTATCTTCTACCAGCTTGTAGGAGGCGCGAAACTCCCTTGCCGCCTGTACCAGGCCCTGGCGGTCGTCCGCATCGTAGAGGGACTTTATCTCCCTTATTTCATCGCGCACTTTTTTGATGTGGATTACAGCTTCGGTCACGTTGCCCGTGCCCGGCTCGCCCTTTGTCCTTATCATGGCTGCCCCTTCCTCTATCCTGCGGAGCGCCTCGCCAAGCGACCGGGCCCCGTTTACAAAGGGGGTCGTAAAGTCCCACTTCCAGATGTGCTGGCTTTCATCGGCTGGAGTGAGCACCTCGGATTCGTCTATCATGTCCACGTTGAGCTCCTGCAGGACCTTGGCCTCGTATGTGTGGCCTATGCGGCACTTTGCCATGACGGGGATCGTCACTGCGTCCATTATCTCCCGGACTATCTCCATGCTGGCGGTCCTTGCCACTCCTCCTGCCTTGCGGACATCGGATGGCAGCTTGTCCAGGACCATTACAGAGACGGCCCCCGCCTCCTCTGCTATCTGTGCCTGCCTGACAGTGGTGACATCCATGACCACTCCGCCCTTGAGCATGTGCGCAAGGCCCCTCTTTACGGTGGACGAGCCGCGCACAGAGGAGCCTGCCCCCACCATGCCGCCCTTTATGCCCCGGGCAGTCTGTATCTCGCCGGCAAGTGGAATCATATCAGGTATTACGGGCGTTGCTATTTGTATCTATTTATGCA
Coding sequences within it:
- a CDS encoding pyridoxine biosynthesis protein/glutamine amidotransferase (COG0311), translated to MSGPSIGVLSLQGDVRENIGMIHTAISRAGVGGSVEQVNDASAIKELDGLIIPGGESTVIGGLAGGELLDVIRTKVRGGMPAFGICAGLILLSKGATDRTVGRTGQPLLDLLDVRVERNAFGRQKESFETELSMTSCGIEEFRGVFIRAPVITEAGPGVQVIAEYDNKKVAVQQGSVLGVSFHPELTNDPSLHQYFLKMCA
- a CDS encoding pyridoxine/pyridoxal 5-phosphate biosynthesis enzyme (COG0214), whose protein sequence is MIPLAGEIQTARGIKGGMVGAGSSVRGSSTVKRGLAHMLKGGVVMDVTTVRQAQIAEEAGAVSVMVLDKLPSDVRKAGGVARTASMEIVREIMDAVTIPVMAKCRIGHTYEAKVLQELNVDMIDESEVLTPADESQHIWKWDFTTPFVNGARSLGEALRRIEEGAAMIRTKGEPGTGNVTEAVIHIKKVRDEIREIKSLYDADDRQGLVQAAREFRASYKLVEDTARLGDLPVVNFAAGGISTPADAAYLMSLGCSGVFVGSGVFKADDASERARAIVLATAHWEDPAKVAEAQSMIDERQSMLGLGPDKMELRMQERGGSA